The Psychrobacter raelei genome contains the following window.
CCTTTCACATGGGCCATAAAGCGGTAGTCGATGAGGCATTAAAACGTGCCGATAATGTGATTATGCTGATTGGCTCAGCCAACCTACCCCGTAGTCTACGCAATCCTTTTAGCGTGGAAGAAAGAGCTGAAATGATTGAAGGCGCCTACTCTGATAAAGATGCCGCCCGTATCCATTGCGTGGGTCTGGATGATGCCTTATATAATGACACTCGCTGGCTACAATGCGTGCAGCAATCGGTGTACTCAGTCACCAAAAACTTGCAAGAAGACATTGCCTTAATTGGCCACTCAAAAGACAGCTCGTCTTACTATCTATCGCTCTTTCCTACATGGGAGTCCATCTCAGTACCCAATTACAAAGAGCTTTCCGCCACACCAATTCGCGAAGGCTACTTAATGGGCGCTACACCGACCAAAGAGCGCACGCCTGCCTCTACCCGTGCTGTACTCGAAGCCTTTAAACAGACGCAAGAGTATCAGCAGCTGCATGAAGAGGCTTGGTTCGTTGATAATTATAAAAAACAGTGGCAAGACACCCCCTATCCGCCCACCTTTATGACTGCCGATGCGGTGGTGGTACAGTCAGGGCATATTTTATTGGTCGAGCGCCGCAGTATGCCTGGCCGTGGACTGTGGGCATTGCCCGGTGGCTTTGTTGACCAAAAAGAGACCCTATTAGATGCGTGCGTGCGTGAGCTAAGAGAGGAGACCAAGCTTAAGGTGCCTGAACCTGTACTGCGCGGCTCACGTCATTCCCAGCATACCTTTGATGACCCCTACCGCTCAGCACGTGGCCGTACTATTACCCAAGCCTTTTATTTTCAGCTAAAAAATGACGCCAAAGGTTTGCCAAAGGTAAAAGGTGGTGATGATGCGGCCAAAGCATTTTGGTTGCCGTTGGCCGAGCTTGATCCCAAAAAAATGTTTGAAGATCACTATGCCATTATTACCAAGATGGTGGGCTTATGATGTTTAGTATCCATAAAGACCTGTATAGATGGCTATTTTATGGTTTTGCCCCAAGCGATAGACGCAGTGGGTTTTTAGACGGCACTCAATTATCGAGTGTCTTACAATCAAGCAGAGGAGTTCTGTGATGTTTACCGCAAATTTTAATAATTTGATTTTAAATTCTGATAGTTATAAGACCTCACACTGGCTACAATATCCACCTGGTAGTGAGTATATGTCAAGCTATGTCGAGGCGCGTAAAGGCGACTATGATGTGGTGTTTTTTGGTCTACAAGCTTTTATAAAAGAATACCTTAATAAGCCGATTACCACAGCGGATATCGATGACGCTGAGCTGGTGATTAAAGCGCATGGCCTGCCTTTTAATCGCAGCGGCTGGGAGCGCCTAGTCGAAAAACATAACGGCTACTTACCCATTCGGATTCAAGCAGTGCCCGAAGGCAGCTTGGTTCCTGTATCTAATGTGGTGTGCCAAATCATTAATACCGATCCTGAGTTTTATTGGCTGCCAAGCTATCTTGAGACCACTTTGCTTAGGGCCATTTGGTACCCCTCGACTGTGGCCAGCTTATCGTATTACTGCAAAAATATTATTAAAGCTGCCCTAGAAAAATCTGCAGATAGCAGCGCAGGCTTGCCCTTTAAGCTGCATGATTTTGGTGCTCGCGGAGCTTCTAGCATGGAGTCTGTGGCATTAGGTAGCCTTGCACATTTGGTTAATTTCTCAGGTACTGACAGTATGACGGCACTGGTTGCTGCAAGCCGCTGGTATGGCATGAGCGATAACATGCCAGCCTTCTCAATCCCAGCCGCTGAGCACAGTACTATGACCGCCTGGGGCCGTGAGCGTGAGACTCAGGCCTATGCCAATATGCTCGATCAATTCGGCGGTGAAGGTCACATGGTCGCTGTGGTGTCTGACAGCTATGACTTATGGAATGCCATTGATAATATTTGGGGTGATGCGCTTAAACAGCAGGTAGAAACTATGGGAGGCACCTTAGTGGTCCGTCCAGACAGTGGTGATCCAGCCAAAGTCGTGCGAGAGGCACTCGAGCGCTTATCGGTCAAATTTGGATACCGTGTTAATAGTAAAGGCTACAAGGTTTTGCCAGACTATGTACGCCTAATTCAAGGTGATGGCATTAGTCCGCAGAGTCTAGGTAAAATTTTAGACACCATTATGCAAGCAGGCTTTAGTGCCGATAATGTCACCTTTGGCATGGGCGGCGGCTTATTACAACAAGTCAACCGCGATACCATGAGCTGGGCAATGAAGGCCAGTGCCATTCGCATCGATGGTGAGTGGAAAGATATCTTTAAAGACCCCATCACTAGCCGCTCAAAGCGCTCGAAAAAAGGCCGCTTGGCATTAATTAAGCAGACCAATGGCACGCTCACCACCATCAAAGAGGACAGCTTAAACTCCCCCGAGGACAACTTACTACGCGATGTCTTTGTCGATGGTAAGCTGTTAGTCGATGATAATCTGACCACCATCCGTCAACGTACTGGCTGGTAGCGTCAACACTCATTTTTATGGTGCTTTTATTCCAGCCTAGCCCATAAAATAAATAAAGCCCGGATTAAGGCTTATTCCGGGCTTTTTTGGGGCTTGATGGGCTAAAAGTTAGGCACATGGCACCATCATTCACACTGTCGATACTTACCTTAGCAAGTGCTTATTTAACAAGTGCTTATTTACCAAGTGCCTATTTACCAAGTGCCTATACTGTTCAGCCATTTTTAAATGTATTAGACTCTCAATATCTTCATTAATCATTTTACGACAGTAGGTTTTTATGATTCCATTACAGCCCAAGCACATCGCCTTAGCACCAGTCTATTTATACCAAGGCCTAAAGCTCAAACGTACCGCTTTACGCTTGCCAGAGGCGCAAGGTGAGCGTCATGGCCGCTTGCTACTGTCTGATGCGCATCTGAATGATGCCAATACCCTAAGCTTAATGCTGCTTGGCGACTCTTCGGCGGCAGGAGTTGGGGTTGGGTCACAGCAAGAAGCGCTGGCCGGTCATCTGCTAGGTCACTTACAGCAGACCCCTGAGATTACTGCTCAATTTAATCAAATCGACTGGGCACTGCACGCCACCTCGGGCCACACCAGCTTTGATGCGCTGCGTAGACTTTACGTATTGCCCACCCCGCAGCGGCCAGTGGATGTAATGGTGGTTCTGATTGGCGTTAATGACACCACCAGCAATGTGTCTGTGAGCCAATGGCAAGCACAGCTCCATCAAATTATTGAGCTGGGCAAACGTAAATTTGGGGCGAAATATATCTTATTTGCTTGCTTACCACCGATGCAAAACATGCCCGCTATTCCAAGCCCCTTAAATAAGCTATTAGGCAGCAAGAGTCAGCTGATGAATGATAAGCTTATCGAGGTGTGTGAGTCGTATCAGCAGGTATATGCACTGCCTATTGAGTTTGCCAATACCGGCTTAAGTGATGCCGATTTATTTGCTGAAGATGGCTTTCACCCCAATTCTCAAGCTTATTCATTCTTGGCGCTTAAAATTGCCAAGAACATTACTAAGCTTATGGTTTCAAGCGGTATAGACACGCACAAGTAATTGTTCTATCAAGAGTTGACTTCCTCCCCTCGCTAAACCGAGGGGATTCCTACAGCTAGACGGTCAAGCCCGACCGCAAGGATGTTCTTAGCAGCATTGATATCTCTATCATGCCATGTGCCACACTCAGCACACCTCCATCCTCTTATTCCAAGACCTGCTCTACCTTTTGGACTACTATCACTTATTTTAAGACAGTGCGAACAGGTCTGGGTAGTGTAACTCTCATTCACCATCTCAAGCTGACAACCTGCATACTTGCATTTGTATTCCAGTTGTCGTTTAAGTTCAAACCATCCTGCATCGTATGTCGATTTAGCTAGGTTGGTCATCGAATTAGTGAATGAGCGTGATTTAACATCACCAACCACAATTAAGGCATTATCCTTAACTAATTGGGTGGTGAATTTGTGTATGGCATCTAATCTTGAGTTTTTGATCTTGGCATGGATTGCCTTTACCCGGCTTTTATTGTTTGCACGCTGGGCGACTGCTAATTTATTCGCCCATTTTTGAGTTTGTTTAGTTGTCAGCTTGTCACCGTTTGATGTGGTAGCAGATTCCTTTAAGCCTAAGTCAATACCAACGCTGCCTTTGCCACTTGCTTGTCTAGGAAAATCTTTGACGGTAATACAGGCATACCAACGGTTACGACTGTCTTGCACTATCTCAAGCGTATTGATTTGATATAGGTTTAGATTATAGCTATCGAATACGTCTATGATAAGCTTTTGACCTTTACAGAGCGATAGCTGTATGGTTGATTTAAGTGCTTTCTTTCCCGTTTGTCTTGTATTTAGATACTTGATAGCAGACTTTTTAAAGGGTATCCAGCCTAGGCTTTTACGTTTGGCATCAGGTCGGTTGGTTCGCCAATTGAGTTTAGCTTTTTTAAACTGTTTACGAGATTTGGCATGAGTTTCGTTGATGGCTTGCAAAGTTTGCGAGTGTAAGCCTAAATACTCACCACTGCCTTTGGTGTATTGGCTTAAATCATAGGCCCAAAAGCACTTACCTGTGCGTCTTACATGCTCAAAGCTTAACGCATTAACATAGTTCCACGCATAGTTAACACTCCCAGCTAGTTTGTTTAGCTGGTTTGCATGTTTGTCTTTGATGCGTAGCTTGAGTGTTTTCATAGGGTTAGTATGGCGAGGTTAATTTTAACTTGCAATACTTTAAGTACTGATCACGACAGTGTGTGTCGCCTTATATCCACCCCCTGAAGTGGGTGGTTTTACGGCGACCGGTGATAAATCAGTGCATCAGACGCTACTAGCAGAGGCTGTGGTGCTTGGGCTTTACAGAAGGCCCTTGCGGCGCATCTGCTTATATACTACGATGACCACCACCACGTTGAGCAGCAACACCCCAAGCTTGATCCAGTCAAAGGGGCGCACAATCAGATAATACACCTCAACAGGGATAAATATCCCATAGCCGAGTACGCTATACCAATACGCCCATGTCTTGTCTTTCCATAAACCATACGCCTCAATAAAGCGTAAACTGGCATACCCTAGGATAATCAAGGTAAAAATATGCCAGTTTTGGGAAGCCTGATGTGCCGCTTGAGTCAGTGCAGCCACCTGTACACTAAACAAGGTACCAAAGCGCTCAACCCAAGCCGTGTTAGCCAAGCTAATAAAGTCTGTCACATCACTGTGCCACGCCCATAAAGCAAGGGCAGCCAATACTGCCCCGACACCTTTGGCCACCTCATATAAGGTAACGGCTTTAATAGAGCCACTTACCTGTGGCGACTCAGTCAAAATAAGTCTCCACTACTTTGCCTTGCAGTGTTTGATTTAAAAACGGCGTATTCTTGCCTTTTGACAACATCGTTTCGGCGGTCAATTGCCACTGCAAGTTCGGGTCAACCAACACCGCACCGCCCACGTCATTGTACACCGCTTCAATACCAGCAATACGTGCCGGCGCTAGGCAAATCTTGTCAACCAACTGCTCAGGAGTTAACACCCCCTCTCTAACCAGTTTGCAGCCTAGAGCCATAAAGGTATCGAAGGTTGAAATCCCTGGGGTAGATTCTGCAAAAGGTGCCTTTTTAGCCGAGTCATTTAACGGCTCGTGATGACTACAGATGGCATCAATGGTGCCATCTTGTAAGCCTTTACGCAGCGCTTTTTGATCGGTATTACTACGCAGCGGTGGCAAGACAAAGGCTTGAGCATTAAAGCCCTCGATATTATCATCGGTTAAATGCAGCTGATGCATCGCCACATCGCAAGTGACTGGCAGGCCTTTGCCTTTGGCCCAGCGCATAAGCTCCACAGACGACTTACAGGTCAGCTGGCTAAAGTGAGCGGCAATACCCGTCTCCTCCACCATAAGCAGCTGAGTGGATAATGCTACCGTTTCTGCCAACCAAGGAATGCCTTGTAGGCCATGAAATGAAGCAATATAACCTTCATGAGTCACACCACCGGCTGAGAGACTGGGCTCATTGGGATAAAAGAATACCTTTAAGCCAAAAGTGGCGGCGTACTCTAAGGTTCTTAGCATCACCAAGTCATTTTCAAAGGCACGCCCTGCATTGGTGACCGCAATACAGCCCCCTTTTTTTAGACCCGCCACATTGGCAGGGCGCTCACCTTTTAGGCCTGCCGTTAGCGCCCCTAAGATGTGCAGATGAATACCGCCATCTTGCTTAGCACGCTCACGTAAGCCTTTTAGTAAAGAGCCATTTTCTAAAATAGGATTGGTATCTGGCGGAGTAATGACGTGCAAAAAGCCCGTGCTACGAGCAGCATAGCCTTCAGATTCTAACGTACCGTGCTGCTGTAGACCTGGCTCACGTAAGCGTGCACACAAATCTACTAAAGGTGGCAGTAACCAGTGGTCTTTTTTTGTTTCGATGTTGGGCTGAGTAAAAGTATTAGGCAATAGGTTTAGCATGACACATCCCGTTTATTTTTGATAAGAAGAATAAAATTGCTTATAAAATGGCTCAAAGCTTGATCATTTTGGGCTAAGTTAACAGGCCAAAAATAGGCAGCTGACTTAAGTACGCTGCGCTAGGTGCTTGAGCGTAGGGCTTGATATTCACGCTGACCTTGCATTGCCATCGACAACACTGCCATACGAACCGCAATACCATTATTTACTTGCTTTAAAATCACCGACTGTGGACCGTCTGCCACGCTAGAGGCAATCTCAACCCCACGGTTCATAGGGCCTGGGTGCATGACCAAGGCATCAGGTTTGGCTTTGGCCACACGCTCTGGGGTAATGCCATATTTTTTAAAATACTCATTTGAAGCGGCCATAAGCGGCGAACCAATACGCTCATTTTGAATGCGCAGACCCATCAGCACATCACAGTCCACCACCCCCTCATCGATGTTTTCAAATACTTTTACCCCATAACGCTCAATACCTTTAGGCAGTAAGGTACGAGGGGCGATGACTCGAATCTCTTTGACACCTAGTATTTTTAGAGCGGCAATATCAGAGCGTGCCACACGAGAGTGCTTAATATCGCCGATAATGGCCACCGTCAACTCTTCAAAAGGACGTGGTGCCTCACGGTGAATGGTTAGCATATCTAGCATGGCTTGCGTGGGATGGGCATGCCACCCATCGCCGCCATTGATAATGGCAATATCGGGGGTTACCTCTGTCGCCATAAAATGTGCTGCACCTGAAGCTGAATGGCGTACCACGAAGATATCAGCGGTCATTGCTTGCAAGTTCCATAACGTATCGCGCAGACTCTCTCCCTTTTGGGTGCTTGAACGGGCAATATCTATGTTCAATACATTCGCGCCCAAACGCTTTTCGGCCACCTCAAAGGTGGTCCGAGTGCGGGTTGATGGCTCAAAAAACAAGTTCATCACCGTACAGCCTTCAAGCTCTGGGCTGTTAATCAGCTGTCCCTTGTCATCAAAGAAACTCTCGGCCTTATGAATAATCGCCAGCAACTGTGCGCGGCTTAGGCCTTCAATGCCCAAAAAATGACGCAAGTGACCATCAGCATTAAGCTGCGGCTTACTCAACGAGGCATTTAAACGCGCTGTGGTTGAGTCAAATTCAGCAGCCATATCAGAGCTTGCGGTATTAGTGCTTGTCTTGGAGGTAGAATCAGTCATGGCAGTTTTAGGCATCCTTTATGAGCAGTGAATATAAACTGGGGAATCTGTAATCGGGTGAAGTATCAAGCCAAATCCATAATAAATCAAACCCAAATTTTATTTCTCTTAAATCCGACCTTAGTTTAAGGGACTTGGCTGCTGATATCGTCATTTTGTCCGCTATTATAATGAAGTAGCACAAGAAATATTGGTTGGTTTTTGCTACACTTTGTGCACTTTAATTAAGAATTTTAATACTCGAGTGTTTGGACCACGTTAAGCCACTTTTTGGCGGCTATCTGCCGCTATAGTTTAGCGGATTTAAGCGGGCTCAAAAAGCTAACTTTTTACGTCGCTCGGTCAATTATCGCCCTATTCGCCGACTTAATCGTATTTGGTGGTCGTATGTCATGCACATTCACTTTATGGCTAACTGTCGGGCGCATAGCGGTATTGAAATTATAACCTTGGCCAGACGCTTAAACTTTGATCTGGCCTTATATTTTGTGCCAAGCTCTATGCTGCATCTACGGTATCTATTCAACTTGAGGTATTCAACATTAGGTATTCAATGCGGCCTATGTATAGATGAGCTTGTATAAATTACCTATCGCCTTTTATATTAGCCGATTATTCCCTTGATATTGTCCCATTTTTAGGAGTTTTTATGACCAGCCTTACCCAGTACTTTGAGCAACACCCTAAGCTTCCGCAAACCCAAGCGGTGATAGATGTTATAACCACCATCACCAATGTCGGCAAACAAATCACGGACCTGCTACGTCAAGGTGCGCTAGCAGACATCCATGGTGAAGCGGGTGCTGAGAACGTCCAAGGCGAGCAACAAAAGAAGCTAGATGTTATTGCCAATGACTTATTACTAGAGGCGCTAACGGCAAATAAACACTGCGCCGGCGTGGCCAGTGAAGAGCTAGATGATGCCACTCCTGCCAATGAGTCAGGCGAGCTGTTAGTATTATTCGACCCACTGGATGGCTCATCAAATATTGATATTAACATGCCTACCGGTACTATTTTCTCTATCTTACCGCACAATAACAAAGGCCAAGCAGCACAAAACGCTGACTTCTTACAAAAAGGTACTGAGCAATTGGCGGCAGGTTATCTGCTGTACGGCTCATCAGCGATGCTTGCCTTTACTTTATCTGAGTCACTAGACGCCAATAATGAGGGTGTGGTTATGTTTAGCTTAAACCCAAGCACGGGGGAGTTTGAGCTGGTTAAAAACAACATCACTATCGATGCAGACACCAAAGAATACGCCATTAATGCCTCAAATGCTCGTCACTGGCTACCACCCATGCAGCAGTATATTAATGAGCTATTGGCAGGCAGCACCGGACCACGCGGTAAGAATTTCAATACCCGCTGGGTTGCGGCCATGGTAGGCGATGTACACCGCATCTTATGCCGCGGCGGTATCTTCATTTACCCCAAAGACACCAAAGACCCCAATAAAGCGGGCAAACTACGCTTAATGTATGAAGCTAATCCCATGAGCCTGCTGATTGAACGTGCAGGTGGTGCTTCAACCGATGCCCTAAATCGTATTATGGATTGTGAGCCTACCGATATCCACCAACGCGTGGCGGTGGTGCTGGGCGCAAAAAACGAAGTTGAGTATGTCCAAAAGCTACATCAGCAGGCCTAATAAACTGAGCACTATTTGCTATAAGCGCCCTATGAAAAGACCAAACTCAGGCAGTTTGGTCTTTTTATTTTCGTGTGAGTAACTAAATATCGAGCAAGGTGTGTTACCCTACTGGCCTATATCTCTGTTTTAAAGACACTGCCCTTAACCTCAGAGATATACTTTAATATTTAAACCAAACGAGCAAATAATGACCGACATTATCACCAATAAGTTTTCTAACTATCCTGTTATTACCTCAGACAAAAACCCAACAGCCAAGCTGGCTAAAGCCCTATTAACGCAATCACGTCAGCGTAAAAAAACAGGCCAAACGGTACTTGAGGGGGTTCATCTTATCGAAGCTGCCCTACAGGCCGACTTCCTGCCAGAACAAATTATCATCTCTTATAGCGGTCTATCACATCCAGAAGTACAAACACTATTAAGCTCATTGAGTAATTATAACCTCGATAACAAGGTAACTGTGGTTAGCGATAGTGTCTATCAAGGTATAACCACCTTAGGCAGTGGTGTTGAGATTATGGCCATTGTGACAGTACCACAACATGATCTACAAGCTCTAAAATCTCCGATTACGACAGATTGCTTGATATTAAATGACGTACAAGACAATGGCAATGTGGGCACCTTACTGCGGACTGCAGCAGCCGTCGGTATCAAAACCATAATCTGTACTAAAGGTAGCGCCCAAGCTTGGTCACCAAAGACGATGCGTGCCGGTATGGGCGCGCAGTTTGGCCTGACCATTTATGAAGGTATTGAGGCGGATGAAGTATTGGCTTATTTGCGCCTTCCAGTATTTGCTACCAGCTCACATACTGATAACATTATTTATAAGCAGAATCTAAATCGTCCTGTGGCTTGGGTGATGGGTCATGAAGGACAAGGTGTCTGTGACGATATCATGAAGCTTGCCACACCAGTAGCGCTGCCTCAACCAAATGGTCAAGAAAGCTTAAATGTGGCCATTGCAGGCGCTCTATGTATGTATGAGACCTTGCGCCAAAGACACTATGTCGACTAGATTTTCATGTCTTTGTCAGGTCATGCTAGGTAGATATAAAAAATGGCGCCGTTTGGCGCCATTTTTTAGATCTATGCACTCATCAAATGTAGGGTTTTTCGCGCAACCATTTTGTGGCAAGATACTTAACGCCCTCGGTGACAGGCATACCAGCATGTAATGTCAATGGCTCAATCTCTCCCTTTAAATTAGTATTGGCAAAATATAAGGCTGAGCCCTTGTTAGGTCGTATCTCAAAGTTTAAGTTTGGAAAACGGGTGGAACCGCCAGAGTCTACTTCAGATAAATACATCAAGAATGTGCCAACGCGCTGTCCACCTTGCTTAGTGACCAAGCGACTGCTTTTCTTCGCAGGGTCAAAAAAGTCAAAGTGAGGACGATATTCTCCGCCATCTTCATATCGAAGTACTTGTAGCCCTTCGCCATGATCGACAGGCCAATTTATTAAATCAGCAATACGCGCTTCTATGGTTTTTATTATGTCTATCTCGCCTCTATGATAGCCTGTACTAGTACTTGTGCGGGCACTGTGCTCGACAAAGCTTCCATCCTCAGGGTCAACCACTCTAGAGGCTTTTAACTTCTGATCTGCATCGCTAATTAAGGCATCACACTCTTCTGGGCTAAGAAAGTCATTAATAACCGTTACAAATGGCTTATAACACACAAAGGAGAGGGAGACCTTTTTGTCAGACAGCTCAACATAATTATTGGTCATATTTATATGAGGGATTTTTTGATTACTGCTTTTACTAATCAACTCATAAGCTGCATCTACCCATCCTCTTTCGAATAAAGAAGCAGCTAAGTTATTGGCAGGCACCCCTCGAGCAAGATTAATTTTCAACCATTCCTGCCACTCTTTTTCTAAACTTTTTAATGCGCTCATCTACCACTCCATAGTCTTGTTGAGCCTTGTACGCTATTAGATACTTATGACATCTACTGTGATTCATTGAAGATATTAAACTCATAAGCTTTAGTCCTTTAATATCTTAGCTGATATTAACCATATTTCCAACGCCACAATACAGATACGCTTAAAAGCAAATGAACACCTATCCAAAAATTGCCCATAAAAAAACCGCCTCATATGAGGCGGTTTTTTTGCTTGATAGCGTTATTAACACTTAAAGAGATTAGTCTTTAACGTTAGCAACAACACCAGCACCTACAGTACGGCCACCTTCGCGGATTGCGAAACGTAGACCTTTGTCCATAGCGATTGGGTGGATAAGCTCTACGCTCATCTCAACGTTATCGCCTGGCATTACCATTTCAGTACCTTCTTGTAGAGAAATAGCACCAGTTACGTCAGTTGTACGGAAGTAGAACTGTGGACGATAGCCGTTTAGGAATGGTGTGTGACGACCACCCTCTTCTTTTGATAGTACGTATACTTCAGCGTCAAACTTAGTGTGCGGAGTGATTGAACCTGGCTTAGCTAGTACTTGGCCACGTTGTACGTCTTCACGCTTAGTACCACGTAGTAGTACACCACAGTTCTCACCAGCACGACCTTCGTCTAGTAGCTTACGGAACATCTCAACACCTGTACAGGTGGTTTTTTGAGTGTCACGGATACCAACGATTTCAATCTCGTCACCAACTTTAACGATACCAGACTCAACACGGCCAGTTACAACAGTACCACGACCTGAGATTGAGAATACGTCTTCGATAGGCATCAAGAATGGCTTATCGATGTCACGCTCTGGCTCTGGAATGTAAGTGTCTAGAGTTTGTAGTAATTCGATAACTGCTGGCTCACCATATTTGCCATCTTTACCGTTTAGTGCTTCTAAAGCTGAACCTTTGATGATTGGTGTGTCATCACCTGGGAAGTCGTAGTCTGAAAGTAATTCACGTACTTCCATTTCTACTAGCTCTAGTAATTCTTCGTCGTCAACCATGTCACATTTGTTCATGAATACCATGATGTATGGTACGCCAACCTGACGTGATAACAAGATGTGCTCACGAGTTTGTGGCATTGGGCCGTCAGTAGCTGATACGACTAGAATAGCACCGTCCATCTGAGCAGCACCAGTGATCATGTTTTTAACATAGTCAGCGTGACCTGGGCAGTCTACGTGTGCGTAGTGACGGTCAGCAGTGTCATACTCAATGTGTGAGGTGTTGATTGTAATACCACGGGCTTTTTCTTCTGGTGCTGAGTCAATTGCAGCGTAGTCTTTGGCTTCGCCACCAAAAGTTTTTGCAGCTACAGTTGCGATAGCAGCTGTTAGAGTGGTTTTACCGTGGTCAACGTGACCAATGGTACCGACGTTTACGTGCGGCTTGTTACGTTCGAACTTGGCCTTTGCCATGAGTGTATCCTCTTATTAATTCTAAATTCAATTAAGACAGATGGGAGCAATAACTTAAGGTTATTTATCTACTGTCAGATAATAATATTCTTGAAAATGGTGATCAAGTCAGTGGTAAATGATATAAGAAAACCTTAGTCAATGACAAGCCCTTGATACGTAATTGGTTATAAATTCATCAACTAATTACAACCCATTCCCCTAAGGAATGGTAAAGCCTGTCTTCATCTAAACTTCTTATAGAGAAGGCTGACTGAGTCACCCTTCTCCCTACCCTCTACTTAACTAACAAAGACTACTCTTCGTCATCATCCTTGCCAGAGAATTTCTTCATAATCTCTTCGGCTACAGACTTAGGCGTTTCAGCATACT
Protein-coding sequences here:
- a CDS encoding class 1 fructose-bisphosphatase, encoding MTSLTQYFEQHPKLPQTQAVIDVITTITNVGKQITDLLRQGALADIHGEAGAENVQGEQQKKLDVIANDLLLEALTANKHCAGVASEELDDATPANESGELLVLFDPLDGSSNIDINMPTGTIFSILPHNNKGQAAQNADFLQKGTEQLAAGYLLYGSSAMLAFTLSESLDANNEGVVMFSLNPSTGEFELVKNNITIDADTKEYAINASNARHWLPPMQQYINELLAGSTGPRGKNFNTRWVAAMVGDVHRILCRGGIFIYPKDTKDPNKAGKLRLMYEANPMSLLIERAGGASTDALNRIMDCEPTDIHQRVAVVLGAKNEVEYVQKLHQQA
- the tuf gene encoding elongation factor Tu, whose amino-acid sequence is MAKAKFERNKPHVNVGTIGHVDHGKTTLTAAIATVAAKTFGGEAKDYAAIDSAPEEKARGITINTSHIEYDTADRHYAHVDCPGHADYVKNMITGAAQMDGAILVVSATDGPMPQTREHILLSRQVGVPYIMVFMNKCDMVDDEELLELVEMEVRELLSDYDFPGDDTPIIKGSALEALNGKDGKYGEPAVIELLQTLDTYIPEPERDIDKPFLMPIEDVFSISGRGTVVTGRVESGIVKVGDEIEIVGIRDTQKTTCTGVEMFRKLLDEGRAGENCGVLLRGTKREDVQRGQVLAKPGSITPHTKFDAEVYVLSKEEGGRHTPFLNGYRPQFYFRTTDVTGAISLQEGTEMVMPGDNVEMSVELIHPIAMDKGLRFAIREGGRTVGAGVVANVKD
- a CDS encoding RNA methyltransferase is translated as MTDIITNKFSNYPVITSDKNPTAKLAKALLTQSRQRKKTGQTVLEGVHLIEAALQADFLPEQIIISYSGLSHPEVQTLLSSLSNYNLDNKVTVVSDSVYQGITTLGSGVEIMAIVTVPQHDLQALKSPITTDCLILNDVQDNGNVGTLLRTAAAVGIKTIICTKGSAQAWSPKTMRAGMGAQFGLTIYEGIEADEVLAYLRLPVFATSSHTDNIIYKQNLNRPVAWVMGHEGQGVCDDIMKLATPVALPQPNGQESLNVAIAGALCMYETLRQRHYVD
- a CDS encoding 2OG-Fe(II) oxygenase, giving the protein MSALKSLEKEWQEWLKINLARGVPANNLAASLFERGWVDAAYELISKSSNQKIPHINMTNNYVELSDKKVSLSFVCYKPFVTVINDFLSPEECDALISDADQKLKASRVVDPEDGSFVEHSARTSTSTGYHRGEIDIIKTIEARIADLINWPVDHGEGLQVLRYEDGGEYRPHFDFFDPAKKSSRLVTKQGGQRVGTFLMYLSEVDSGGSTRFPNLNFEIRPNKGSALYFANTNLKGEIEPLTLHAGMPVTEGVKYLATKWLREKPYI